A window of the Arenibacter algicola genome harbors these coding sequences:
- a CDS encoding hybrid sensor histidine kinase/response regulator, translated as MNKTKNKFTFKIMFSYLMLGILTLVVAYFIFSEIKVFVSTDTATENDAKLLKTGSLLTELYEAESLSKLALQKKTPKSFTAYAQKIDSIFITIDSLKLLTVNDYQKEMLDSVQGLLKKKVFNSNELLRLKRKSETNNSIDNALKEFSKIEESLGKITPESLNPNYSDLPPDAQNTLKKWAEYLSENVPKDTSNIPVAQRVDSVLTVSKSLLAEAKQSNTKALRSVAQKELQLSRADLEISQQLRSIISAFEQEVITKSYNDNLKKQTALKRSLRVAGFASLLGIAIVGLFTFLITKDYWKVQLYRQQLEKEKKFSESLLRSREQLISTVSHDLRTPLNTITGYSELMENTGLSGKQVSYLKNVKSASKYVDSLVNDLLDFSKLEAGKIKIDQTAFILSDLIRETAENLKEIHLKKPIELQVIIDRQLDKPVLGDPFRIRQILTNLIGNAYKFTNEGFIKVEAKVLNEANGNYHTLIQVTDTGIGIKKEKQEHIFKEFTQAEDHTDKKYGGYGLGLTISKKLTELLGGEISLHSEENKGSTFSVEIPLEISKKPLNSPKKMEISPKVELSLLIIDDDPAMLKLLKEVCQHLGLAAHTYNSFDDVSKTGTLGYNMVLTDIQMPNITGFEVLGKLQNGTYSHYAGQPIVAMTGRKDLKRKQYIEAGFSDILQKPFTKDMFLEVLSNLFPQAVRKKAENTEKPNIASGSNLFHLGVISSFLGDDDEGIAEVLQTFITDTKTNMEKLKVAVDDMDIKTVNVVSHRMLPMFRQLNSKEIVPILEQLEILEIGQWEPKVLKQTYRDLQNKSTVLILAIKSYLATSPNYSD; from the coding sequence ATGAACAAGACAAAGAACAAATTCACCTTTAAAATAATGTTCAGCTATCTAATGCTTGGGATATTGACCCTGGTAGTGGCCTATTTTATATTTTCTGAAATAAAGGTATTTGTATCTACAGACACAGCAACGGAAAACGATGCCAAATTACTAAAAACAGGCTCCCTATTAACAGAACTATATGAGGCGGAAAGTCTTTCCAAACTGGCACTCCAAAAAAAGACCCCAAAAAGCTTTACGGCCTATGCCCAAAAGATAGATTCCATTTTTATCACCATAGACTCCCTTAAACTTCTTACAGTTAATGACTACCAAAAGGAGATGTTGGATAGTGTGCAGGGGCTTCTTAAAAAAAAGGTATTCAACAGTAATGAATTGCTGCGCTTAAAAAGAAAAAGCGAAACCAACAATTCCATAGACAATGCCCTCAAGGAATTTAGCAAAATTGAAGAGTCTCTTGGAAAAATTACTCCGGAAAGCCTAAATCCCAATTATTCGGACTTACCTCCTGATGCTCAGAATACCTTAAAAAAATGGGCAGAATACCTAAGTGAAAACGTCCCAAAAGACACCAGTAACATTCCTGTTGCCCAACGGGTAGATTCTGTTTTAACGGTTTCCAAATCGCTTTTGGCAGAGGCCAAACAGAGCAATACCAAGGCCTTGCGTTCGGTAGCACAGAAAGAATTGCAATTAAGCAGGGCCGATCTGGAAATTTCACAACAACTACGCAGTATTATTTCGGCCTTTGAACAGGAGGTAATTACAAAATCCTACAACGACAACCTAAAAAAACAAACCGCCCTAAAAAGAAGCCTGCGTGTGGCAGGTTTTGCCAGCTTGCTGGGTATAGCTATTGTGGGACTCTTCACTTTCCTAATTACCAAAGATTATTGGAAGGTACAACTGTACAGACAACAACTGGAGAAAGAAAAGAAATTTTCCGAATCCCTTTTAAGAAGTCGGGAACAATTAATTTCTACGGTTAGCCATGACCTGCGAACGCCATTGAATACCATAACAGGTTATTCCGAATTAATGGAAAATACCGGGCTTTCCGGCAAACAGGTGTCCTATTTAAAGAATGTAAAATCCGCTTCCAAATATGTGGATAGTCTGGTAAACGATCTATTGGATTTTTCCAAATTGGAGGCAGGAAAAATAAAAATAGACCAGACGGCATTTATACTTTCCGACCTTATCAGGGAAACTGCCGAAAACCTCAAGGAAATACATTTGAAGAAACCCATAGAACTACAGGTAATAATCGACAGGCAATTGGATAAGCCCGTTTTGGGAGATCCATTTAGGATAAGACAAATTTTGACCAACCTAATCGGCAATGCCTATAAATTTACCAATGAAGGTTTCATAAAGGTTGAAGCCAAGGTGCTAAACGAAGCGAACGGAAACTATCACACCTTAATCCAGGTCACTGATACTGGCATAGGGATTAAAAAAGAAAAACAAGAACACATTTTTAAAGAGTTTACCCAGGCAGAGGACCATACGGATAAAAAATATGGCGGTTATGGTCTAGGTCTTACCATTTCCAAGAAACTGACCGAACTATTGGGTGGAGAAATTAGCCTCCATAGCGAGGAAAATAAAGGAAGTACATTTTCGGTTGAAATTCCTCTCGAGATATCAAAAAAACCTTTGAACTCCCCTAAGAAAATGGAAATCAGCCCAAAAGTGGAGTTGTCCCTTCTTATCATTGATGATGACCCTGCCATGCTAAAACTGCTCAAGGAAGTCTGTCAACATTTGGGACTCGCTGCCCATACCTACAATAGTTTTGATGATGTTTCAAAAACAGGGACACTTGGGTACAACATGGTTTTGACCGATATACAAATGCCCAATATAACGGGTTTTGAAGTATTGGGCAAACTACAAAACGGCACCTATTCGCATTATGCCGGGCAACCCATAGTAGCCATGACGGGGCGGAAAGATCTAAAAAGGAAGCAGTATATTGAAGCAGGTTTTTCAGATATCCTTCAAAAACCCTTTACCAAAGATATGTTCTTGGAAGTATTGAGCAACTTGTTCCCCCAAGCAGTTCGTAAAAAAGCTGAAAATACAGAAAAACCTAATATCGCCTCCGGTTCAAACTTATTCCACTTGGGGGTTATTTCCTCTTTTTTAGGAGATGATGATGAAGGCATAGCCGAAGTTTTGCAGACCTTTATTACCGATACCAAAACCAACATGGAAAAACTGAAAGTGGCGGTAGATGATATGGATATTAAGACGGTGAATGTTGTTTCACATCGAATGCTCCCCATGTTCAGACAATTAAACAGTAAGGAGATAGTTCCAATATTAGAGCAATTGGAGATTTTGGAAATTGGCCAATGGGAACCTAAGGTCTTGAAACAAACCTACAGGGACCTTCAGAATAAGTCCACCGTTTTGATCCTGGCCATTAAATCATATTTGGCTACAAGTCCAAATTATAGTGATTAA